Sequence from the Phragmites australis chromosome 11, lpPhrAust1.1, whole genome shotgun sequence genome:
TCCAGTCTTCCATACCTCGACCACAAGGCGGCTATTCGTCGGCTGGTCGAACGCTATGGGCAGCGTCAGCATCGGCACGCCGGCGTACACCGCCTCGAGCGTCGAGTTCATGCCGCAGTGGGTGAAGAACCCCCCGACGGAAGGGTGGCACAGCACCTTCAGCTGGTCGGTCCACGGCACGACGAGGCCGGCGTCGCATCCGTGCACCAAGCCTCGGACACGGGAGCGCGCATCGGCGTCGCGGAGCACCCACAGGAACTTGGACTTGCTCTTGGCGAGGCCGACGGCGATCTCGTCGAGCTGGGCGGATGACACCGAGAGGAAGCTGCCGAGTGAGACGTACAGCACTGAGCCAACGGGCTGTGCGTCCAGCCACGCCATGTGGCCTTCTCCCACCGGACTGGCCTTGTGTTCTTGGAGTGCCATGAAGGGGATACAAGGGCCAACTGCGTACACTGGGAAAGACAGTTCTTGCCTTAGCGAGTCAATGGCGCCGCTCTCGAGCTCGTGGAAGGAGGTCACCATGACACACTGTGCGTTTCTCAGATTAGAGTAGGGTTCGAGGACTTTCTTTAGAAGTGActtgttggtgttggtgttggcaTGTGTGGGCTCAATATCGCTTAGTCTGATTGATTTCGTGCCAGGAATGTAGTTTTCGATCAAGCAAGGATCAGTGCCATCTGCACAAGTCCATATATAGGATCAAATCACTGTGCAGAGATGCTAACTAGCCAAAGAAGATCAGTCCTGATAGTACGAGGTTGGGATAATATTTATTCTTTCGTCTAAAAAAGTACTGATAGTACGAGGGAAATGGTTTAGAAACTTGTACCGGCGATCTCAGCCACCGGAGAAGCGCTGCCGCCGGCTGCCACAAGCAGCCGGTTGAAGTGGTAATGCACCGCGAACATGGTGGCGCTCAGCGGGCACATGACGCACACCGGCACGCCCCTCCGCACACCGACGGCCACGGTCCACGGGACGAACACGTCGGCCACGATTGCCGCGGGAGCCAGCGGCGCGAGCCGGTCGAGGAGCCGGTCGAACGGCTCCTCCATTTTGGTGTACACGGCCTCCAGGAACCCGACCATGTCGTTGGCGCGGCCGTGCTCGGAGGGGATCACGTTGGGGATGGTCTCGAAGCGGACGCGCGGCCCCAAGGCCGGCAGCGCCGCCGGGGCGCCGAGCAGGCCGAGCCACTCCTCTGTGACGACGACGGTGGCGGAGACGCCGTCGCGGGCGGCCAGGAGGCGGCACAGGTTCAGCATCGCGTTGACGTGACCCCGGCCAGGGTACGGCACGGCCACGACgtggcacggcggcggcgcagccTTGGAGCCCATTGCTGCCGGTACTCCTAGCTAACTTGGCCGGCGCGGAAGGAATACTTTGACAAGAATCGATGGGCGGGTGGCCTTGTGAATTGTGACGGGATCCGCCATTGGAGTTGCGGTATTATAAACTGAGGTACACTGGACTCGTGATCGCTGCCCTCGATATCCTCCCGCGGTGCAGGGCTTGGAGGCGCGCCATTTCTGACAcgttccattttttttttctgaggaaCTTTTGGGGAGAAGAGACCGATGAGGAACGAATTTTTTCTGGGAAAATGCTTCACGTACGACTGGGTGGGCCGACCAGTCGTACGGTCAGTCCTCGCTACAGTACTTAATGTCGGCTGTGCTTTGATCGTAAGACCCTCTCTagcagatattttaaaaatacatcttctataatattattataatatcttttaatattattatagtatcatctattttttttatcttcaacagttATCTTATTTCGTATCTTTCATTACTCTCTATCTCCTCTCAATTCCACGTACATCCTCAATCAACAGTGATACAGACTCCCATTTCTATCGGTAATTTTGCCGAGCGATACTGGAACCCGCTTTCCTGTAGCTGTTGAAGATTCGTTTTTACCAAAGCTGTTAGAGACGATGCGGCATGCAAGGATCGACAAAAGGACATGAGTACAGTGATACGGAGAGGGATACCGATGCTCTAGAGATGGCCTAAGCCGGTCGGACGTGCAGTGGGGCTCTTTTTTCTGAGGAAATTTTGGTACAACTAGGCTACTGTCGTTTGATATCAAACAAATAAACGTGTTACTTTTTAATATGCGAcatgttttaaaataaaaaatattctgtTATATTGTTCcgaaaattcaaaatactattaaaataatgatgaaaaatctaaaaaattagAGGTGTAGAGGAAACTATTATCTAGCTCTCTAAaatttttagttaaaaatatgatttgtaaaATGAAAAATTAAAAGACAAAATTTACTGTACACAGTCTTATGAGacaaatttattgtaaaagtaattgtttgagttgaatttttttaaagagcTAGATTATATTATACTCTACACTACCAAAAATTTTTAGAACTTTTCACAACGGTTtctatagtgttttgaattttgagagcaatgaaatataatatttttttatttttaaacctatcACCCTATGAAAGAGTGACAGAGTTATTTTGAAAACATATCGCCCTTTAGAATGACCACAGGAGCGAGAAACAGTAGCCTATTTTGGCTACTTATTTTTTAACGGAtgcctattttttatttttgaaatataaaaacaaaaaagctCGAGGAGGAACAACTCCGAAGTGTTCTGCTTGAGTTCCAAACAGTTCGGCCTGTAAGCCAATATTTGCCCAGCCTGAAGCCCAAGGCCCGGATCAGCCCAACAGGCACGAACTGGGACCAGGCTTACCCAAAAAAGGCATTCGGCCAGCACGATTTTGGCCCGATAGCTTAACGGAAAGGATCTAGGCAGTCGTCTCTGACAATAGAAAATCCGCAGCAACTTTTGGTTCGAAATGAACAGGAGCAGGTGCGGGAAAACCCACCAGAGACGGTCGATGAAATTATTGATGCGGGCACAAGATCTTGGCGCCGAGACCTAATACAAgaaattttcttagatttttttatgaagGAATAATATTATCCCAGCCTCTCATCAGAAGATACGGATAAGAAGAACATCTTAAATATTCCTCTAAGCTCCATGAATCAGCATGATACCCGGGCTTGGCACTACGAAAGAAGTGGTGCATTTTCAGTCCGCTGTGGGTATAGAATGTTGATAGGTGtgaggacagagagagaggaTTGGTTGGATGCAAATGCTAATACTGCAATGACCGAAAGACAATGCAGCTCATGGAAGTCATCCTGGAGGATAAAGCTTCCATCAAAGGTCAAAATTTTTGCATGGAGATTGGCACATGACATTATCCCAATAGAGGAGGTCCGGAAGCGCGGAAACATGAGCGAGTAGGTAATGTGCAAAATCTGTTCTTCTCCATTGCAATTTGGGTAAATGTGTTTGGCCTTATTGCCATGACCTCGATTCAGAATCCTTAAGGTTGGCTATTTTTCATGACAGATACATTATCTCAAGAAGATATGAAGAAACTGACAGTGTCATGTTGGGCAATTTGGCACGCACGGAGAAAGGCTATTTGTGGCGAATAGTTTCATAGCCCTCTGTCCACTTTCATACTTAGCTGAATTTTTTGTTCTGGATTGTATGCAGGATAAACGAACAAATAAACTTGGCGCTCAACGACGAGCCCCTCGATGGATCCCTCCCCTTATTGGCAGCCTGAAGGTGAATTTGACGCAACCATTTCTCGCTCGGAAAACAGAGGCAGTGTAGCTGCTATTTGCAGAGATGAAACAAGCAGGCTGGTTGCAGCAGGAGCAGTCGTATGGGAGGAGTTATGTGACCCAACCATTTTGGAAGCTATGGGCTGCAATGAAGCTCTTTGTCTTGCTGCAGATTGCAATATAAGCAACGTTTGTGTGGCTTCGTACTGCTCAGAAGTGGTGACGAACATCGAAGAGCTACCAAAGTGCGGGTATTATGCCATTCTGAAGGAGATTGAACCCTGCCGAAAAATCTTTTGCGAATGtaatatttcttcaagaaaGCCGGGAATCCAACTCAGATGCTCATAGTCTAACAAAGCATTCATGTACTCTAGCTACTGGACGCCATGTTTGGCTCCATGATCCTCCGTTTATTGACAATGTGCATGTAAACTTTGTCATGGATGAATAAAACTCTGCCTTCTTCTAAAAAAAAGGAGCTGCTGGAAAAGCAAGGAAAGATAGTAACAGTGGTAAGACGAAATTGCATGTGAGTGGACAAGTGGAATTTCCCCAGAATGCACAGGGATGGATTCTTCTGTTGTTCTTCTAGAAGCCAAGGTTGACACGCCATTAGAATCCTTCTTTTCCTCCTtttgctgccttttctttttctttaaacATGTTTGGACCTGAGCCAATAGGAAAACTGTAACAGTAACGGATGCTTCTGTAACTAAATAACAGCTTTGCTATATCTCACCTGAGCAAGTTAAGAAGTGGTCTCACCTGAATTTTCATGTATTGGATCTGTACCAAAATTTGTGTTGGATGGTTAGCCTTTTGCAAAATCCAGGCAATTCAGTCTCTCTCTCCTcatcctaatttttttatactactcacacatacaaattttatatcaaTTACAGCTAGCTTATATTAAAGTTACAACTACTTTACACGAAAATtacaataatatttttatgtaatttttaagTAATAATAGTGTAACGAAAAAACTCGGGTGAGAACCACCTCACTCTCACCAGAGTTTTTTGTCACTGCTATCATCCGATGCAAGTTTAAGTAAGATCTATTGGTTAGAAATACGGGTGAGATTTTCTTTTAAATTACTTCGATGAGATATAGATAGGCCCCTAAATAAAGATCGCTTTGCATCTGTGTgatcaaattttaaaatatttcacCACTAACATATGAAAAGTGCATGAACTGCTAGTAGAAGTAATGTCGGTGACTAGTCTTTTTTGAAAATGCTTTCATAATGCATAATTTCAGTACCATTGCTAGCATACTGTAATTACAGCTcatagcccccccccccccctttttttttctgagaaacACCCGTACATATTGCAGACATGTACACTCTAACACCATCATATATATACGTACTCACACAATAACTACTGAATACTAGAGATGCGGAGTTTGAAGATTGACAACTCACTATGGACGTCTCGCTATCGATGACACATCGTCtatcactattttttttctttgtaacaCACACAAGAAACAAACTTAGAGTTTGATCCTAGTGAGTAAAGGTACAAACACCTCCACTAACCATAGCCCTTGTCTTGCATTGGTAATGAAAAAAAACTGAATTCATTAACGCAGGGAATAATAAGCTGACATAATCGAATGTTTCATGACATGCACTACCTAAAAGGCAGCAATATATGGCCATAAAAATTGCCAAATTAAATCGCCGTTGCGCATGATTCTCCCCCACCTAAAATCCAAATCGGAGAGCCACTCACTCGCCACTGCCGTTGTGCGTGCCTATCTGCAACTGCAATCCCGGGGTCGTCGTCAGCGGCGAATCAGTAGTTAAATCGAAAGGCAACCCGGTTCGCTGGATTCGACTTACGTGACGCATGCAAAATGCCCCTCTTTTCCTCGGTGCTTTATTTTGTGCTCTGCATGCCTGACGATGCCCATCAGAGGTTTGCTGTCTAACATGCCACGGCACATGACGTTTCGATGCTGAAGTCCATCCTAATTACCCCATTCGATCGTAATTACATGGTATTTTAGATAAGCTTTCAGTTAAACTTATCAAGTTTTAACTATCCATATCTTTTAAACTTATCAAGTTTTAATATGAGTAGATTTGTCATGAGAT
This genomic interval carries:
- the LOC133885484 gene encoding UDP-glycosyltransferase 87A2-like produces the protein MGSKAAPPPCHVVAVPYPGRGHVNAMLNLCRLLAARDGVSATVVVTEEWLGLLGAPAALPALGPRVRFETIPNVIPSEHGRANDMVGFLEAVYTKMEEPFDRLLDRLAPLAPAAIVADVFVPWTVAVGVRRGVPVCVMCPLSATMFAVHYHFNRLLVAAGGSASPVAEIADGTDPCLIENYIPGTKSIRLSDIEPTHANTNTNKSLLKKVLEPYSNLRNAQCVMVTSFHELESGAIDSLRQELSFPVYAVGPCIPFMALQEHKASPVGEGHMAWLDAQPVGSVLYVSLGSFLSVSSAQLDEIAVGLAKSKSKFLWVLRDADARSRVRGLVHGCDAGLVVPWTDQLKVLCHPSVGGFFTHCGMNSTLEAVYAGVPMLTLPIAFDQPTNSRLVVEVWKTGLDLKEKARADGVIGREEIAADVARLMHSDAAEAEDMRRRATMLKDAARAASEEGGSSWKDITSFINFISQ